In Pseudoalteromonas xiamenensis, the following are encoded in one genomic region:
- the secD gene encoding protein translocase subunit SecD gives MLNKYPLWKYLLVLTVLLMGMLYAAPNLYGRDPAIQVSGTKGASADLTVLEQVNTIINKHQLTPKSSRLENGQILVRFKNVEDQLKAQDALREELSSEYISAINMTPAQPEWLKQLGGNPMKLGLDLSGGVHFTMEVDMSTALDNALSQMEQDFRSSLRDEKLRYRTVRRVAGSERILVEMRSAEDKDAAERFLKKRDPLNVFTDDSSNENAFYVALSEQKLKEIRDYAIKQNETIIRNRINQLGVAEPNVQRQGAERIIVQLPGVQDTALAKEILGATATLEFREVDEEADVRAAAEGRVPPGAEVLKHKDGYPVVLKKRVILEGSHITGAQNSLDEYQRPQVNINLDSAGGAKMNAFTKRAIGKRMATVFIEYKPSGKKDANGKALPPTKVEEVINVATIQARLNSSFRITGIDSPAEAHNLALLLRAGALVAPIQIVEERTVGPSLGQENIDAGMMAVVLGFVFVLAFMAIYYKGFGLIANLALAANLVMIVGVMSMIPGATLTLPGIAGIVLTVGMAVDANVLIFERIREELAEGRSPQQAVHHGYDSAFSTIFDANITTLIAAIILFAVGTGPIAGFAVTLAIGIMTSMFTAIVGTRAVVNLLIGGKKVTKLSI, from the coding sequence GTGTTAAACAAGTATCCTTTATGGAAATACTTGCTAGTACTTACCGTTTTGCTAATGGGGATGCTTTACGCTGCCCCAAACTTGTATGGCCGTGATCCGGCCATTCAGGTTTCTGGTACGAAAGGTGCCAGTGCAGATCTGACGGTACTTGAGCAAGTAAATACCATCATCAACAAGCACCAGCTCACGCCAAAATCATCACGTTTGGAAAATGGTCAAATTCTCGTGCGTTTCAAAAACGTAGAAGACCAATTAAAAGCGCAAGATGCATTACGTGAAGAGTTAAGCAGCGAATACATTTCCGCAATTAACATGACGCCTGCGCAACCAGAATGGTTAAAACAACTAGGCGGCAACCCAATGAAATTGGGTCTGGACTTAAGTGGTGGTGTTCATTTCACGATGGAAGTGGACATGTCTACTGCGCTCGACAATGCGTTGTCACAAATGGAACAAGATTTCCGCTCAAGTTTACGTGATGAGAAGCTTCGCTATCGCACGGTACGCCGAGTAGCTGGAAGTGAGCGTATTTTGGTTGAAATGCGTTCAGCGGAAGACAAAGATGCAGCGGAACGCTTCTTGAAAAAGCGCGATCCATTAAACGTCTTTACTGATGACAGCAGCAACGAAAATGCGTTTTATGTGGCCTTGAGCGAACAAAAACTTAAAGAAATTCGTGACTATGCTATCAAGCAAAACGAAACCATCATTCGTAACCGTATTAACCAGTTAGGTGTTGCAGAACCAAACGTTCAACGCCAAGGTGCAGAGCGTATTATTGTTCAACTTCCTGGTGTTCAAGACACAGCGTTAGCAAAAGAGATTTTAGGTGCAACCGCAACGCTTGAATTCCGTGAAGTAGACGAAGAAGCGGATGTGCGTGCAGCCGCCGAAGGACGCGTACCACCAGGTGCTGAAGTGCTGAAGCATAAAGATGGTTACCCTGTTGTACTGAAAAAACGCGTGATTCTTGAAGGTAGCCACATTACGGGTGCGCAAAATAGTCTTGATGAATACCAACGTCCACAAGTTAACATTAACTTAGACAGCGCAGGTGGTGCAAAAATGAATGCATTCACTAAGCGTGCGATTGGTAAACGTATGGCAACGGTCTTTATCGAATACAAGCCTTCAGGGAAAAAAGACGCCAACGGTAAAGCGCTTCCTCCAACGAAAGTGGAAGAGGTGATTAACGTGGCGACTATCCAAGCACGTTTAAATAGCTCATTCCGCATTACGGGTATCGACAGCCCAGCAGAAGCACATAACCTTGCGTTATTACTTCGTGCCGGTGCTTTGGTGGCCCCAATCCAAATCGTTGAAGAACGTACGGTAGGTCCAAGCCTTGGTCAGGAAAATATTGATGCTGGTATGATGGCTGTGGTGCTTGGCTTCGTGTTTGTACTTGCGTTCATGGCGATTTATTACAAAGGCTTTGGTCTCATTGCGAACTTGGCGCTTGCAGCGAACCTTGTCATGATTGTCGGTGTTATGTCGATGATCCCAGGTGCGACACTGACCTTGCCAGGTATTGCTGGTATCGTTCTTACGGTCGGTATGGCGGTTGACGCCAACGTACTTATTTTTGAGCGTATTCGTGAAGAGTTAGCGGAAGGACGCAGTCCTCAGCAAGCAGTACACCATGGTTATGACAGCGCGTTTAGTACTATTTTTGATGCGAACATTACTACATTAATTGCGGCGATTATTCTGTTCGCAGTAGGGACTGGCCCAATTGCAGGTTTCGCGGTAACGTTAGCGATTGGTATCATGACGTCGATGTTTACAGCAATCGTTGGTACTCGAGCGGTAGTGAACTTACTCATTGGTGGTAAGAAAGTCACTAAGTTGTCGATTTAA
- a CDS encoding IscS subfamily cysteine desulfurase, whose protein sequence is MKLPIYLDYAATTPVDPRVAEAMMQCLTMDGTFGNPASRSHRFGWQAEELVDQARNDIADLINADPREIVFTSGATESNNLAIKGAAHFYQKKGKHLITVKTEHKAVLDTCRELERQGFEVTYMDVEENGMLDLQKLEAAMRDDTILVSVMHVNNELGVIQDINAIGEMCRARKIMFHVDAAQSAGKVEIDLQSLPVDFMSFSGHKIYGPKGIGALYVRRKPRARLEAQMHGGGHERGMRSGTLATHQIVGMGTAFRVAKEEFAKDHAHISKLRQRLLDGVNGMEEVYYNGCPESSVPGIVNVSFNFVEGESLLMAVKDIAVSSGSACTSASLEPSYVLRALGRNDELAHSSIRFSIGRFTTEEEIDYTVDLIKNSIGRLREMSPLWEMFKDGIDLDSVEWAHH, encoded by the coding sequence ATGAAGTTACCGATTTACTTAGATTATGCAGCAACTACTCCTGTGGATCCACGCGTTGCAGAAGCAATGATGCAATGTTTAACGATGGATGGCACATTTGGCAACCCGGCTTCGCGTTCACACCGCTTTGGCTGGCAGGCTGAAGAATTAGTAGATCAAGCGCGTAACGATATCGCTGACTTAATCAACGCAGACCCGCGTGAAATCGTGTTTACCTCTGGTGCAACTGAATCAAATAACTTAGCGATTAAAGGCGCTGCGCATTTCTATCAAAAGAAAGGCAAACACCTAATCACGGTAAAAACAGAGCACAAAGCGGTACTTGATACGTGCCGTGAACTCGAGCGTCAAGGTTTTGAAGTCACATACATGGACGTGGAAGAAAACGGCATGTTGGATCTTCAGAAACTTGAAGCGGCAATGCGCGACGACACGATCCTAGTGAGCGTAATGCACGTAAATAACGAGCTAGGTGTTATTCAAGACATCAACGCAATCGGCGAAATGTGCCGCGCGCGTAAAATCATGTTCCACGTAGACGCTGCGCAAAGCGCGGGTAAAGTGGAAATCGATTTACAGTCGCTGCCAGTAGACTTTATGTCTTTCTCAGGCCACAAAATTTATGGTCCAAAAGGCATCGGCGCTTTGTATGTTCGTCGTAAACCGCGTGCACGTTTAGAAGCACAAATGCACGGTGGTGGTCATGAGCGTGGTATGCGTTCAGGCACTTTGGCGACACACCAAATCGTTGGTATGGGCACGGCGTTCCGCGTCGCGAAAGAAGAATTTGCAAAAGACCATGCACACATCAGCAAGCTACGTCAGCGTTTGCTTGACGGTGTGAATGGTATGGAAGAAGTGTATTACAACGGTTGCCCTGAATCGTCAGTCCCGGGCATTGTGAACGTAAGTTTCAACTTTGTGGAAGGCGAATCATTGCTGATGGCAGTAAAAGACATTGCGGTTTCTTCAGGTTCTGCATGTACTTCTGCAAGCCTTGAGCCATCGTATGTACTTCGTGCATTAGGTCGTAATGATGAGCTAGCGCACAGTTCAATCCGTTTCAGCATCGGTCGTTTTACAACTGAAGAAGAAATTGATTACACCGTTGATTTGATTAAAAACTCAATTGGTCGTCTGCGTGAAATGTCTCCACTTTGGGAGA
- the secF gene encoding protein translocase subunit SecF encodes MQLLNLQSTVRFMSVRNLAMAFSGLLMLAAVVSMFTKGINFGLDFTGGTSVEVSFSQPANLAEVRKVLAENDFADASVQLYGSSTEVLVRLAPRESSIKAEVIGNQLISVLKTVDPQIVMRSIEFVGPSVGEDLKEQGGLAMLTTLICILIYVAFRFEWRFAVGAVLALFHDVLLTVGLFSVLGLEFDLTILAAILAVIGYSLNDTIVVSDRIRENFRKVRIDDTIEIVDISLTQTLNRTLITSLTTILVLIALFVWGGQTIHGFATALLFGIFVGTYSSVYIASSIAILMGISKEDLIPVEVEKEGAEFDAMP; translated from the coding sequence ATGCAGTTATTGAATTTACAAAGCACCGTCCGCTTTATGTCCGTACGCAATCTAGCGATGGCGTTTTCGGGTTTACTGATGTTGGCAGCCGTTGTGTCTATGTTCACAAAAGGGATCAACTTTGGTTTGGACTTTACCGGTGGTACATCGGTAGAAGTGAGTTTTTCACAACCGGCAAATTTAGCTGAAGTACGTAAAGTACTTGCTGAAAACGATTTTGCCGATGCCTCTGTACAACTTTATGGTAGTAGTACAGAAGTATTGGTGCGTTTAGCCCCTCGTGAAAGCAGCATTAAAGCGGAAGTTATTGGTAACCAACTGATTTCAGTTTTAAAAACGGTTGATCCTCAAATCGTAATGCGTAGCATTGAATTCGTAGGCCCAAGCGTCGGTGAAGACCTTAAAGAGCAAGGTGGTCTTGCTATGCTGACCACGCTTATCTGTATCCTTATCTACGTAGCGTTTCGTTTTGAATGGCGCTTCGCAGTCGGTGCAGTACTGGCGCTTTTCCACGACGTGTTATTGACTGTCGGTTTATTCTCGGTGTTAGGTCTTGAATTTGACTTAACTATCCTTGCAGCCATCTTGGCGGTAATCGGTTACTCGCTGAACGACACCATCGTTGTGTCGGATCGTATCCGTGAGAATTTCCGTAAAGTGAGAATCGACGACACGATTGAAATTGTCGATATTTCATTAACGCAAACTTTAAACCGTACATTGATCACTTCATTGACAACGATTTTAGTACTTATTGCACTGTTCGTTTGGGGTGGTCAAACAATCCACGGTTTTGCGACCGCTCTGTTGTTTGGTATCTTCGTAGGTACTTATTCATCAGTTTACATTGCAAGTTCAATCGCCATTTTAATGGGGATCAGCAAAGAAGATTTGATCCCGGTTGAAGTTGAGAAAGAAGGTGCAGAGTTCGACGCAATGCCATAA
- the iscR gene encoding Fe-S cluster assembly transcriptional regulator IscR → MKLTSKGRYAVTAMLDVALHASIGPVPLADISERQEISLSYLEQLFARLRKHGLVSSVRGPGGGYLLGREAVAISVGDVINAVDESVDATRCHGSTGGCQSGLRCLTHSLWSDLSIRIEDFLNNITLAELVSNTDVQSVATRQDNQVKNTVQQLNNIQVSCQL, encoded by the coding sequence ATGAAACTCACATCAAAAGGTAGATACGCGGTTACCGCCATGTTGGACGTGGCATTACACGCGAGTATTGGGCCAGTTCCCCTTGCCGATATTTCCGAGCGACAAGAAATTTCATTGTCCTATTTAGAGCAACTTTTTGCTCGTTTACGTAAACACGGACTTGTCAGCTCGGTACGTGGCCCTGGCGGTGGTTATTTACTCGGTCGTGAAGCCGTCGCGATTTCCGTTGGTGACGTGATTAACGCGGTTGACGAATCGGTTGACGCGACACGTTGCCATGGTTCAACCGGTGGTTGCCAAAGTGGTCTACGTTGTTTGACCCACTCGTTGTGGTCAGACTTGAGCATTCGAATAGAAGACTTTTTGAACAATATTACACTCGCTGAGTTGGTATCGAATACAGATGTACAATCTGTGGCGACACGCCAAGATAACCAAGTCAAAAATACAGTGCAGCAATTAAATAATATTCAGGTGAGCTGTCAACTTTAG
- a CDS encoding EAL domain-containing protein translates to MSLLRELNVGRIDGWRFARMVRSGLLHTPKNTPILLTPPTYCERIAETTARSYSIDAVLPFERQDILPQVLANVLSTHLEKSSRLNLLLLEPNPLRADEICQHLALNFACTHVTSHTAALSLYLQNQYAIVLLDATSTRSESAKQLVESILKHNPNQAIVTIIDNRDADYAEQLLLLGVTDFVREPYDISILSKVCDHAARREDFMVSYAEFAEKVEQLSRSEQRYKDLFSAHQRILLHLNTVVMELDETGLIRFINPAWEQLSGHGIKMSLGHELTEFTVPQNRKPLREVMARILSGHEQQAQTEIRLMHKNGREVWVECRFQLIKNSTSRATITATLDNIHERKEAELQLRHLALHDTLTGLHNRYYFDQQLNNLCNETRAAEDEEHALIYIDLDHFKIINDSKGHQQGDIVLKEVAELFNHNIDDEHLIFRIGGDEFAVLLKHKSLLDAHLIAESICMAIDSHQFHSEEQSYAISCSIGLTQITTENCDPSECLKQADIALYVAKSLGRNLVHCYSKEDSHNNAMQTGLEWGHNVRQALQNNQIELHYQPIWDFKRAQVAYFEVLLRLKINDELIFPNQFIPSLEMLNDTYLMDQCVIRNAIHAVSLHRDLNQVAINLSAQSFLDERLLPHIQDCLVEYQVSPAKIIFEITESASINNLNATRSMIEKLNDLGCHFSIDDFGTGFSTFSYLKQLPAQHVKIDGSFVRDMLNDPIDHALVKAVHDISQSLDKRSVAEYVENEEIFDALKEIGVDYGQGYYISRPLPIEKLSLALKTILLEKTAS, encoded by the coding sequence ATGTCATTATTACGGGAACTCAACGTAGGTCGTATCGATGGTTGGCGTTTCGCGCGTATGGTGCGTTCGGGGCTTTTACACACGCCCAAAAATACACCGATATTGCTCACGCCACCTACTTATTGCGAACGTATTGCAGAAACCACAGCTCGCAGCTACAGCATTGATGCGGTGCTTCCTTTTGAACGCCAAGATATTTTGCCGCAGGTGCTCGCCAACGTATTGTCTACGCATTTAGAAAAAAGCAGCCGGTTAAATTTACTATTATTAGAACCGAATCCGTTGCGCGCAGACGAAATTTGTCAGCACCTTGCGCTGAACTTCGCATGTACTCATGTCACATCACACACAGCAGCGTTGTCTTTATATCTTCAAAATCAGTACGCAATTGTGTTGCTTGACGCGACATCCACACGCTCAGAATCGGCAAAGCAACTCGTTGAAAGCATACTAAAGCACAACCCCAATCAAGCGATTGTTACTATCATAGATAACCGTGATGCGGATTACGCTGAGCAGTTACTGCTTTTGGGGGTCACGGACTTCGTGCGTGAACCTTATGATATTTCCATTTTGAGCAAGGTCTGTGACCACGCCGCTCGTCGTGAGGATTTCATGGTGAGTTATGCCGAGTTTGCCGAAAAAGTGGAACAACTCAGTCGCAGTGAACAACGTTATAAAGACCTTTTCTCTGCCCACCAACGAATTCTGCTCCATCTCAACACGGTGGTTATGGAGCTTGATGAAACAGGGCTTATTCGCTTTATTAATCCAGCGTGGGAGCAGCTTTCGGGCCATGGCATAAAAATGAGCCTTGGGCATGAATTAACCGAATTTACGGTTCCACAAAACCGCAAACCGCTTCGCGAGGTCATGGCACGTATTTTGTCGGGTCATGAACAACAAGCACAGACTGAAATTCGTCTTATGCACAAAAATGGCCGAGAGGTTTGGGTAGAATGCCGTTTTCAGCTCATTAAAAATTCAACTAGCCGAGCGACAATTACCGCTACGCTCGACAACATCCATGAACGTAAAGAAGCAGAATTACAGCTACGCCATCTTGCCTTGCATGACACATTAACCGGTCTACATAATCGCTATTATTTTGACCAACAGCTTAATAACCTCTGCAACGAAACGCGTGCGGCAGAGGATGAAGAGCATGCGTTGATTTACATCGACCTTGACCACTTTAAAATCATCAACGATTCAAAAGGCCACCAACAAGGTGACATCGTCTTAAAAGAGGTAGCTGAACTTTTTAATCACAACATCGATGACGAACATTTAATTTTCCGTATTGGCGGTGATGAATTTGCGGTACTGTTGAAGCATAAGTCATTGCTGGACGCGCATTTAATTGCAGAAAGCATCTGTATGGCGATTGATAGTCACCAATTCCACTCTGAAGAACAAAGCTATGCAATCAGCTGCTCTATCGGATTGACTCAAATTACTACAGAAAACTGTGACCCAAGCGAATGCCTAAAACAAGCAGACATTGCGCTTTATGTTGCTAAAAGCCTCGGTCGTAATCTTGTCCATTGTTATTCAAAAGAAGATTCACACAACAATGCAATGCAAACCGGTCTTGAATGGGGACACAACGTACGCCAAGCTCTACAAAACAATCAAATTGAGCTGCACTACCAACCAATTTGGGACTTTAAGCGTGCTCAAGTCGCTTACTTTGAAGTGTTGCTGCGCCTTAAAATCAACGATGAGCTGATATTCCCAAATCAATTTATTCCGTCTCTAGAAATGCTTAACGACACTTACTTGATGGACCAATGTGTGATTCGCAATGCCATTCATGCTGTGTCACTACATAGGGATCTCAACCAAGTTGCGATAAACCTTTCCGCACAATCGTTTTTGGACGAGCGATTATTGCCACATATTCAAGACTGCTTGGTGGAATATCAAGTTTCACCTGCAAAGATCATCTTTGAGATCACGGAATCGGCAAGTATCAACAATTTGAACGCGACTCGATCGATGATTGAAAAGCTCAATGACTTGGGGTGTCACTTCTCGATTGATGATTTTGGTACTGGGTTTAGTACATTCAGTTACTTAAAACAACTACCGGCCCAACACGTTAAAATCGATGGCTCATTCGTTCGCGATATGTTGAATGATCCGATTGATCACGCTCTGGTCAAAGCGGTGCATGATATTAGTCAATCACTAGACAAGCGTTCTGTTGCTGAATACGTTGAAAATGAAGAAATTTTTGATGCTTTGAAGGAAATTGGTGTGGATTATGGACAGGGATATTACATTTCAAGACCATTGCCAATAGAGAAATTATCGCTCGCTCTCAAAACTATTTTGCTCGAGAAAACAGCTTCATAA
- the queA gene encoding tRNA preQ1(34) S-adenosylmethionine ribosyltransferase-isomerase QueA has protein sequence MRVADFSFELPDELIARFPKQERSSSRLLALNGNTGEITHKVFTDILDYIEPNDLIIFNNTKVIPARMFGQKASGGKIEVLVERVLDEHRVLAHVRASKAPKAGAKLLLEGKVDATMVGRHGELFELHFDCEQTVFDVLEDIGHMPLPPYIDRPDNDSDKERYQTVYGEKPGAVAAPTAGLHFDEPLLEKLKAKGAEMAYVTLHVGAGTFQPVRVDSVEEHVMHSEYIEVPQDVVDAVNAAKAKGGRVIAVGTTSVRSLESAAKAHGGELAPFYGDTDIFIFPGYQFNVVDAMVTNFHLPESTLIMLVSAFAGQDHIMNAYDVAIKEQYRFFSYGDAMFLTRQNEK, from the coding sequence ATGCGCGTAGCTGATTTTAGTTTTGAACTTCCTGATGAATTGATTGCACGATTTCCAAAGCAGGAGCGTTCGTCGAGTCGTCTTCTCGCACTTAACGGCAACACGGGTGAAATCACGCACAAAGTCTTTACCGATATTCTCGATTACATCGAGCCAAACGATTTAATTATTTTCAATAACACCAAGGTGATCCCGGCTCGCATGTTTGGGCAAAAAGCCTCGGGTGGCAAAATCGAAGTGCTGGTTGAGCGCGTGCTAGATGAACACCGAGTGCTTGCGCACGTACGTGCGAGTAAAGCGCCAAAAGCAGGTGCCAAATTGTTGCTTGAAGGTAAAGTTGACGCGACGATGGTGGGTCGTCATGGTGAATTATTTGAATTGCATTTTGATTGCGAACAAACGGTTTTTGATGTTTTAGAAGACATTGGTCATATGCCGTTACCACCTTACATCGACCGCCCTGACAACGATTCTGACAAAGAGCGTTACCAAACTGTCTACGGTGAAAAACCTGGCGCGGTTGCTGCTCCAACGGCAGGATTACATTTCGATGAGCCGCTTTTGGAAAAGTTGAAAGCCAAAGGTGCCGAGATGGCATACGTGACGTTGCATGTTGGTGCTGGCACATTTCAGCCAGTCCGTGTCGATTCGGTAGAAGAACATGTAATGCACTCTGAGTACATTGAAGTGCCACAAGACGTTGTGGATGCGGTAAACGCGGCCAAAGCCAAAGGTGGACGAGTTATTGCAGTAGGGACTACGTCTGTACGCTCGCTGGAATCTGCGGCAAAAGCCCATGGTGGGGAATTAGCGCCATTCTATGGTGATACCGACATTTTTATTTTCCCAGGCTATCAATTTAATGTGGTTGACGCCATGGTAACGAATTTCCATTTGCCTGAATCAACCCTCATCATGTTAGTGAGTGCGTTTGCAGGGCAAGACCATATTATGAATGCCTATGATGTCGCGATAAAAGAACAATATCGCTTCTTTAGTTATGGCGATGCGATGTTCCTTACACGACAAAACGAAAAATAA
- the suhB gene encoding inositol-1-monophosphatase, protein MHPMLNIAVRAARNAGKVILRACEDLSKVEASQKGSNDFVTNVDKDAEAVIRETILKAYPNHSIVGEELGQIEGTDADYLWVIDPLDGTTNFIKGIPHFAVSIALKVKGRVEQAVVYDPVRSELFTASRGQGAQLNSKRLRVSNANDLSGTVLATGFPFKNKHHMDAYLDAFKALFVHTADIRRAGSAALDMAYVAAGRVDGFYEIGLKPWDTAAGELLVKEAGGMITDFAGGANYNRSGNIICGAPKLCQAIVKEIRPVLTESLLK, encoded by the coding sequence ATGCATCCAATGTTAAACATTGCGGTACGCGCTGCGCGTAATGCAGGTAAAGTTATCCTTCGTGCTTGTGAAGATTTATCAAAAGTTGAAGCGTCACAAAAAGGCAGCAATGACTTTGTAACGAATGTAGATAAAGACGCTGAAGCGGTAATCCGCGAAACAATTCTAAAAGCCTACCCAAATCATTCAATTGTGGGCGAAGAACTAGGTCAAATCGAAGGAACAGATGCAGATTACCTTTGGGTTATCGATCCACTTGATGGCACAACAAACTTCATCAAGGGTATTCCTCACTTTGCAGTTTCTATTGCACTTAAAGTTAAAGGCCGCGTAGAACAAGCGGTTGTATACGACCCTGTGCGTAGCGAACTATTTACGGCAAGCCGTGGCCAAGGCGCTCAACTTAACAGCAAGCGTCTTCGTGTTTCAAATGCAAACGATTTATCTGGTACTGTACTTGCGACAGGTTTCCCATTTAAAAACAAGCACCACATGGATGCTTACTTAGATGCGTTCAAAGCCCTTTTCGTGCACACAGCCGATATTCGTCGCGCAGGTTCTGCGGCATTAGATATGGCGTATGTTGCAGCAGGTCGCGTTGACGGTTTCTATGAAATTGGTCTTAAGCCGTGGGATACAGCAGCTGGTGAATTACTGGTAAAAGAAGCCGGTGGTATGATCACTGATTTCGCAGGCGGTGCAAACTACAACCGTAGCGGTAACATCATTTGTGGTGCGCCGAAGCTTTGCCAAGCTATCGTGAAAGAAATTCGCCCAGTACTTACTGAATCTTTACTTAAGTAA
- the yajC gene encoding preprotein translocase subunit YajC, which produces MSLFISSAHASTAGAAPAGGGMEMLIMLGIFGLVFYFLIYRPQAKRVKDHRELMGALAKGDEVLTQGGLVGRITKVSDDKDFLVIALNDQAEVTVQKGAVTAVLPKGTMKAL; this is translated from the coding sequence ATGAGTTTATTTATCTCTTCAGCACACGCAAGTACTGCTGGCGCAGCGCCTGCAGGTGGCGGCATGGAAATGTTAATTATGCTAGGTATTTTTGGCCTAGTGTTTTATTTCCTAATATACCGTCCACAAGCTAAGCGTGTGAAAGATCATCGTGAACTAATGGGTGCATTAGCTAAAGGTGACGAAGTTTTAACGCAAGGTGGTCTTGTAGGTCGCATTACAAAAGTGTCGGATGACAAAGATTTTCTTGTAATTGCGCTTAACGACCAAGCAGAAGTGACTGTGCAAAAGGGTGCAGTTACGGCTGTGTTGCCTAAAGGCACAATGAAAGCACTATAA
- the trmJ gene encoding tRNA (cytosine(32)/uridine(32)-2'-O)-methyltransferase TrmJ, with the protein MALSDIRIVLVNTSHSGNIGSVARAMKTMGLSKLYLVDPACEVDSHASALAAGATDVLGASQTVATLQEAIADCSLVIGTSARSRTLSWPMVEPRECADKLVAEAVNGPVALVFGRENSGLTNEELQLCNYHVCIPANPEYSSLNLAMAVMTLSYEIRMSHLATQDKVIEEDDVRYPTQQQMDLFFEHLEKTLNETGFIIKQHPGIVMTRLRRLFTRARPEDQELNILRGILTSIDRSMNDKKVD; encoded by the coding sequence ATGGCTTTAAGTGATATTCGAATTGTACTGGTGAACACCTCCCACTCTGGCAATATCGGCTCGGTAGCCCGAGCGATGAAGACGATGGGGCTGTCAAAGTTATATCTTGTCGATCCTGCGTGTGAAGTGGATAGTCATGCAAGTGCACTGGCTGCTGGTGCAACGGATGTGCTTGGCGCAAGTCAAACGGTTGCTACGTTGCAAGAAGCCATTGCGGACTGTTCATTGGTGATTGGCACGAGCGCGCGTTCAAGAACGTTGTCTTGGCCGATGGTTGAGCCACGTGAATGCGCGGATAAGTTAGTTGCGGAAGCCGTCAATGGCCCTGTTGCATTAGTGTTTGGTCGTGAAAACAGCGGCTTAACCAATGAAGAACTACAGCTGTGTAACTACCACGTATGCATTCCGGCGAACCCAGAATACAGCTCACTAAACCTAGCGATGGCCGTTATGACGCTGAGTTATGAAATCCGCATGTCGCATCTCGCCACTCAAGATAAAGTGATTGAAGAAGACGACGTACGTTACCCAACTCAACAACAAATGGATCTGTTTTTCGAGCATTTAGAAAAAACCTTGAATGAAACGGGTTTCATCATCAAACAGCACCCAGGTATCGTGATGACACGCCTGCGTCGCTTGTTCACACGCGCAAGACCAGAAGATCAAGAACTTAATATTTTGCGCGGTATTCTGACGTCTATAGACCGTTCAATGAATGACAAAAAAGTAGACTAA
- a CDS encoding substrate-binding periplasmic protein, which translates to MKWLVTLLVLSQSFWVYALDTVYVVKEQRPLYDRDVYLFELLEKALQAAKYNAPLEYVKVHPHQQRTLMMLAQGKVDVLWSMTSPERETLGIAVKVPLFRGYIGKRAILVNQDQLDRFANITTLDGLRPLVAVQGHDWPDTKILAHNDLTVRPQAKYEAMFSMLNSHQVDYFPRAFIEVSSELASFQRFPLAIVPNVYLHYPAAFYFFVNKDKPALAKAIENGLAIMEKNGEFKSLFDRYFAASIAALKLDNATVIELENPYFEVDANEG; encoded by the coding sequence ATGAAGTGGTTAGTGACGCTGTTGGTATTGAGTCAAAGTTTTTGGGTCTATGCACTCGACACGGTGTATGTTGTGAAAGAGCAACGGCCATTGTATGACAGAGATGTTTATCTCTTTGAGTTATTGGAAAAAGCGCTTCAGGCAGCAAAATACAATGCACCACTGGAATACGTAAAAGTGCATCCTCATCAACAACGCACGTTAATGATGTTAGCCCAAGGCAAAGTCGATGTACTTTGGAGTATGACCAGTCCTGAACGAGAAACCTTAGGTATCGCCGTCAAAGTGCCCTTGTTTCGAGGTTACATTGGAAAACGCGCGATATTGGTGAATCAAGACCAATTGGACCGCTTTGCCAATATCACAACGCTAGATGGGCTTCGTCCACTCGTCGCTGTCCAAGGTCATGATTGGCCTGACACGAAGATACTTGCCCACAATGACCTGACCGTTCGCCCCCAAGCTAAATACGAAGCGATGTTTTCGATGCTCAATAGCCATCAGGTGGATTATTTTCCTCGCGCTTTTATCGAAGTATCCTCAGAGCTTGCATCATTTCAACGCTTTCCCTTAGCCATCGTGCCCAACGTTTACCTTCATTATCCAGCCGCATTTTACTTTTTCGTGAACAAAGATAAGCCCGCACTGGCCAAGGCGATAGAAAATGGGTTGGCGATTATGGAAAAAAATGGCGAGTTTAAATCGTTGTTTGATCGCTATTTTGCGGCCAGTATCGCCGCGCTTAAGTTAGACAATGCGACCGTTATCGAGTTGGAAAATCCATATTTTGAGGTTGATGCGAATGAAGGTTAA